The Sporomusa termitida genome has a window encoding:
- the dapG gene encoding aspartate kinase, producing the protein MRIIVQKFGGTSVASPEVRELVLHKVKRAREQGFSPVVVVSAMGRKGAPYATDTLIGIAQSAFKQIAARELDQIMYCGEMISAVVMAGTLQAAGLEAVMLTGGNAGIVTDANFNNARILKSDPARIICLLRQGKVPVVCGFQGMTNEGEFTTLGRGGSDTTASVLGAALNAELVEIYTDVDGIMTADPRIVDNARILDCISYAEVCQLAHQGAKVIHPRAVEIAMQKNIPLVVKSTFSDAPGTLITNIAKEDISNAVVIDRVATGVTYLTNLVQIKVQLAGTTASDASYKVFKTLADSDISVDLINVHPGQIMFTINADHTDKAAEKLKQQGYQIEVLANCAKVSVVGGGMREVPGVMANFIEALSNNTIAILQTVDSHTSISALVPQNDVGAAVKSLHEKFGLSN; encoded by the coding sequence ATGCGGATAATCGTCCAGAAGTTCGGGGGGACATCGGTTGCGTCACCCGAAGTACGGGAACTGGTTTTGCATAAAGTTAAGCGCGCCCGCGAGCAAGGCTTCAGTCCGGTGGTAGTCGTATCGGCCATGGGACGCAAGGGTGCCCCCTATGCAACAGACACCTTGATCGGCATTGCTCAATCAGCCTTTAAACAGATTGCGGCCCGTGAGCTTGATCAGATTATGTACTGCGGCGAGATGATTTCAGCGGTCGTCATGGCTGGAACCCTGCAGGCCGCCGGCCTGGAGGCCGTTATGCTGACAGGCGGGAATGCAGGTATTGTGACTGATGCAAACTTTAATAATGCCAGGATTCTAAAAAGTGATCCGGCCCGTATCATTTGCCTCTTGCGGCAGGGTAAAGTTCCTGTTGTCTGCGGTTTTCAGGGCATGACCAATGAAGGCGAATTTACCACCCTGGGGCGGGGCGGCAGTGACACGACCGCTTCCGTTCTGGGCGCAGCGCTCAATGCCGAGCTTGTGGAAATATATACAGATGTTGACGGCATTATGACGGCCGACCCGAGAATTGTTGATAATGCCAGGATTCTTGACTGTATAAGCTATGCCGAGGTATGTCAGCTGGCCCATCAGGGGGCTAAGGTCATTCATCCCCGGGCGGTGGAGATTGCTATGCAGAAGAATATCCCGCTTGTGGTAAAATCGACTTTTTCTGATGCACCGGGTACGTTAATTACCAATATTGCCAAAGAGGATATCAGTAATGCGGTTGTGATCGACCGGGTGGCAACAGGAGTAACCTATCTGACGAATCTGGTTCAGATAAAGGTGCAGCTAGCGGGAACGACGGCCAGTGATGCCAGTTACAAAGTATTTAAAACGCTTGCTGACAGTGATATCAGTGTTGATCTGATTAACGTCCATCCCGGACAAATTATGTTTACCATTAATGCCGACCATACGGATAAGGCGGCAGAGAAACTGAAACAGCAAGGCTATCAGATTGAAGTCCTGGCGAACTGTGCCAAAGTATCGGTAGTTGGCGGCGGCATGCGTGAGGTTCCCGGTGTGATGGCAAATTTTATCGAAGCATTATCAAATAACACAATCGCTATTCTTCAGACCGTAGACTCTCATACCTCCATCTCGGCACTTGTCCCGCAAAATGATGTTGGTGCGGCGGTTAAATCACTTCATGAGAAGTTTGGTTTATCAAATTAA
- the dapA gene encoding 4-hydroxy-tetrahydrodipicolinate synthase produces the protein MRHFGRILTAMVTPFNNDGSVNYGEAVKLAQYLVNNGSDGLVVTGSTGEAATLTKDEKIKLYTAVLEAVGDRATIIAGTGTNDTRDSVELTKFAEQTGVHGAMVVAPYYNKPPQEGLFQHFRAIAESTTLPLIVYNVPGRTSSNILPDTIARLAELENIAAVKEASGSLEQISEIIRITPEDFLVYSGDDTLTLPVLAVGGQGVISVAAHIVGSRMQAMVNAFYAGDMAKAKDLHLELLPFFRVIFVTTNPIPIKEAVNLIGIKAGPVRLPLVPPTAGETAQLTKVMQALGVL, from the coding sequence ATGAGGCATTTCGGGCGGATTTTAACTGCTATGGTAACCCCGTTTAACAATGATGGCAGTGTTAATTATGGTGAAGCTGTTAAATTGGCTCAATACCTTGTAAACAATGGTTCAGACGGTCTTGTTGTCACCGGCAGTACCGGTGAAGCGGCAACCCTGACTAAAGATGAGAAAATTAAACTTTATACGGCTGTACTTGAGGCTGTGGGCGACAGGGCCACAATCATTGCCGGTACAGGTACCAATGATACCAGAGACTCTGTTGAACTGACTAAATTTGCCGAGCAAACCGGCGTCCATGGCGCCATGGTCGTTGCTCCCTATTACAACAAACCGCCCCAGGAGGGGTTATTCCAGCATTTCCGGGCGATAGCCGAGTCCACAACCTTACCACTGATTGTGTATAATGTACCGGGACGCACGAGTTCCAATATCTTGCCGGACACGATCGCCCGCCTGGCTGAACTGGAGAATATTGCTGCTGTAAAAGAAGCCAGCGGCAGTTTGGAGCAAATTTCTGAAATCATTCGTATTACCCCTGAGGACTTTTTAGTATATAGCGGTGATGATACCCTGACTCTGCCGGTGCTGGCGGTGGGCGGCCAGGGGGTTATCAGTGTGGCCGCTCATATTGTCGGCAGCCGTATGCAGGCCATGGTAAACGCTTTTTACGCCGGGGATATGGCCAAGGCTAAGGACCTGCATCTGGAACTCCTGCCTTTCTTCCGGGTGATATTTGTTACCACCAATCCCATTCCGATCAAAGAGGCGGTTAACCTGATCGGTATCAAAGCCGGCCCGGTAAGACTGCCGTTAGTACCGCCCACTGCCGGTGAAACGGCGCAGCTTACAAAGGTCATGCAAGCATTAGGCGTGTTATAA
- a CDS encoding ribonuclease J: MGEIGKNMTVIRYGDEIIVVDAGLMFPEDDMLGIDLVIPDISYLLDNRELVKAIVLTHGHEDHIGALPYVLKQLSVPVYGTRLTLGILEGRLKENNVSASNLHAVKSGDQIQIGHFSIGFIRVSHSIADSVALSIKTPVGVIVHTGDFKLDQTPVDGKVTDFHKFAELGDQGVLVLLADSTNAERPGYTPSEKSVGVTFDDAFRNARERIIIASFSSNIHRIQQAIDTACKYRRRVAILGRSMVNVVTIALELGYLNIPEGVIVDIDEINNYPSSGIVILTTGSQGEPMSALTRMAMSDHKKVEIIPGDTVIISATPIPGNEKLVSRTIDFLFRQGAEVVYESTSGIHVSGHASQEELKLMHNLLRPKFFIPVHGEYRHLIKHSKLAQSLGMAKENIFVAENGQVLEFTADKGAVTGKVTSGNVLVDGLGVGDVGNIVLRDRRQLSQDGILIIVVTMDKQRGQVAAGPDIVSRGFVYVRESEQLMEDAKERVKQALEKCELNNITEWAAIKSNVRDTLGKYLYERTRRRPMILPIIMEV; encoded by the coding sequence ATGGGGGAGATCGGCAAGAATATGACGGTAATCCGTTATGGTGATGAGATCATTGTAGTTGATGCAGGGTTAATGTTTCCGGAAGATGACATGCTGGGCATTGATCTGGTAATTCCCGATATCAGCTATCTGTTGGACAACCGTGAGTTAGTCAAGGCTATTGTCTTAACCCATGGGCATGAAGACCATATTGGTGCTTTGCCATATGTGTTAAAACAGCTTAGCGTTCCCGTATACGGAACTCGCTTGACGCTGGGGATCTTAGAGGGACGCCTGAAGGAAAACAATGTTTCAGCCAGCAACCTGCATGCTGTTAAGTCAGGGGATCAGATTCAAATCGGCCATTTTTCCATTGGCTTTATCCGGGTAAGCCATAGCATCGCCGATTCGGTGGCTTTATCAATTAAAACGCCTGTAGGTGTCATTGTCCATACAGGAGATTTTAAACTTGATCAAACACCGGTTGACGGTAAAGTCACTGATTTTCACAAATTTGCCGAATTAGGCGACCAGGGGGTGCTGGTGCTGCTGGCAGACAGTACGAACGCCGAGCGGCCCGGCTATACGCCAAGTGAGAAATCAGTGGGCGTTACCTTTGATGATGCCTTTCGCAATGCCCGGGAACGAATTATTATTGCCTCATTCTCATCCAATATTCACCGGATTCAACAGGCAATTGACACTGCCTGCAAATACCGGCGCCGGGTGGCCATCCTGGGCCGGAGTATGGTGAATGTTGTTACGATCGCCTTAGAACTTGGCTATTTAAATATTCCCGAGGGCGTTATTGTTGATATTGACGAAATTAACAATTATCCCTCATCAGGCATCGTTATTTTAACAACAGGCAGCCAAGGTGAACCCATGTCGGCACTCACTCGGATGGCTATGTCGGATCATAAAAAAGTTGAGATTATTCCGGGGGACACCGTAATTATCTCGGCCACGCCGATACCCGGCAACGAGAAGCTGGTATCACGGACGATTGACTTTCTTTTCCGGCAGGGCGCCGAGGTTGTTTATGAATCCACCTCCGGCATCCACGTATCCGGGCATGCCAGCCAGGAAGAGCTTAAGCTGATGCACAATCTGCTGCGGCCGAAGTTCTTTATCCCCGTACATGGCGAATACCGGCATTTGATTAAGCATTCTAAACTGGCCCAGTCCTTAGGTATGGCCAAGGAAAATATTTTTGTTGCCGAAAATGGCCAGGTTCTGGAATTTACTGCCGACAAGGGCGCTGTAACCGGCAAGGTAACCTCAGGCAATGTCCTGGTGGATGGCCTGGGGGTTGGCGATGTGGGGAATATCGTCCTGCGGGACCGCCGGCAGCTGTCGCAGGACGGCATCCTTATTATTGTGGTCACGATGGATAAGCAGCGCGGTCAGGTAGCTGCCGGTCCGGACATTGTATCCCGCGGTTTTGTTTATGTCCGTGAGTCTGAGCAGCTGATGGAGGATGCCAAGGAGCGGGTTAAACAGGCCCTGGAAAAATGCGAGCTCAATAATATTACCGAATGGGCAGCAATTAAGTCCAATGTCCGTGATACCCTGGGCAAATATTTATATGAACGCACACGCCGGCGGCCGATGATTCTGCCTATCATTATGGAAGTTTAA